From the genome of Haloterrigena sp. KLK7, one region includes:
- a CDS encoding DUF488 domain-containing protein — protein sequence MADADEHEPAGTDESDGVTGSDGVTGSDGADGTSGSLDDTYVAAIQHELVDLPSETTRVGVVRKPTRWFHGAVDENRPELGPPADLLETFRQREEDFKMQGLCEEGAHNAAWDEVGFEDAYRAHLEGSEGAQAALEELESRLEDGESLALVCYENTEKKRCHRTILRDVLSDRRSS from the coding sequence ATGGCCGACGCAGACGAGCACGAGCCCGCGGGGACCGACGAGAGCGACGGCGTCACCGGAAGCGACGGCGTCACCGGGAGTGACGGCGCCGACGGGACCAGTGGAAGCCTCGACGACACCTACGTCGCCGCGATCCAGCACGAACTGGTCGACCTACCGTCGGAGACGACCCGCGTCGGCGTCGTCCGGAAACCGACGCGATGGTTCCACGGCGCCGTCGACGAGAACCGGCCCGAACTGGGGCCGCCGGCCGACCTGCTCGAGACGTTCCGCCAGCGCGAGGAAGACTTCAAGATGCAGGGACTCTGCGAGGAGGGCGCGCACAACGCCGCGTGGGACGAGGTCGGCTTCGAGGACGCGTATCGGGCGCACCTCGAGGGCTCTGAGGGGGCGCAGGCGGCGCTCGAGGAGCTGGAATCGCGACTCGAGGACGGCGAGTCGCTGGCGCTGGTCTGTTACGAGAACACCGAGAAGAAGCGGTGTCACCGGACGATCCTTCGCGACGTGCTTTCGGATCGGCGCTCGTCGTGA
- the cdd gene encoding cytidine deaminase → MADSEAESLLERAREIQSQAHVPYSEYPVGAALETADGEVFVGCNLENANFSNSLHAEEVAVAEAVKNGHRDFSRLAVSSGRRDGVTPCGMCRQTLAEFCDDDLVVICDEGEDEDPSEYTLGELLPNTITGEMLE, encoded by the coding sequence ATGGCTGACTCCGAAGCCGAATCCTTGCTCGAGCGCGCGCGAGAAATCCAGTCGCAGGCTCACGTTCCCTACTCCGAGTACCCCGTCGGCGCCGCCCTCGAGACCGCCGACGGCGAGGTCTTCGTCGGCTGTAACTTAGAGAACGCCAACTTCAGCAACAGCCTCCACGCCGAGGAGGTCGCCGTCGCCGAGGCGGTCAAGAACGGTCACCGCGACTTTTCGCGGCTCGCGGTCAGCTCCGGCCGCCGCGACGGCGTCACCCCCTGCGGAATGTGTCGCCAGACGCTCGCCGAGTTCTGCGACGACGACCTCGTCGTCATCTGCGACGAGGGCGAGGACGAGGACCCCAGCGAGTACACGCTCGGGGAACTGTTGCCGAACACGATAACCGGAGAGATGCTCGAGTAG
- a CDS encoding ABC transporter permease → MSKVTETHETNDWSSPFSRRTTAGLLVTLAALLVWIVAGVLFPDSWAGVLLSIAASPSTHTAMLRLAVPIALAAIGGIFAEKSGVINIGIEGLLIVSAFGSIVAVHRLGAGETTLGLSNHWWGLLAGTVVSVLFALLFAIVCIEFEADQIIAGLAVWLISLGLAPFASQIIFGSPNTASVGRFSNVTVPVLSEIPFLGYLLFDAEPQVYIMLAGAAVGWYLLTRTNFGRWVVASGENPKALDTAGVDVRKVRYAAVLLSGVFAGLGGAGFALGDLGTFAGGGDTAINGRGFIAIATYLLANYHPIGALLGSFLFAGLNAVQNGLQAAGYAIPTELIRVIPHMTVIVVLVLVGRTRLPDAAGEHYESGED, encoded by the coding sequence ATGAGTAAGGTAACCGAAACACACGAGACGAACGACTGGAGCAGCCCGTTCTCGCGTCGGACGACCGCGGGGCTACTTGTCACGCTCGCGGCACTGCTCGTCTGGATCGTCGCCGGAGTACTCTTCCCCGACTCGTGGGCCGGCGTGTTGCTCTCGATCGCGGCCAGTCCGAGCACCCACACGGCGATGCTCAGGCTCGCCGTCCCGATCGCACTCGCCGCGATCGGCGGCATCTTCGCCGAGAAGAGCGGCGTCATCAACATCGGGATCGAGGGGCTGTTGATCGTCTCGGCGTTCGGATCCATCGTCGCCGTCCACCGGCTCGGCGCCGGCGAAACGACGCTCGGACTGTCGAATCACTGGTGGGGCCTCCTCGCGGGGACGGTCGTCAGCGTGCTGTTCGCGCTGTTGTTCGCGATCGTCTGCATCGAGTTCGAGGCCGACCAGATCATCGCCGGACTCGCGGTCTGGCTCATCTCGCTGGGGCTCGCGCCGTTCGCCTCGCAGATCATCTTCGGGAGCCCGAACACCGCCAGCGTCGGTCGGTTCTCGAACGTGACGGTGCCGGTCCTCTCCGAGATCCCGTTCCTCGGCTACCTGCTGTTCGACGCCGAACCGCAGGTGTACATCATGCTCGCGGGCGCGGCCGTCGGCTGGTACCTGTTGACCCGAACGAACTTCGGGCGCTGGGTCGTCGCCAGCGGCGAGAACCCGAAGGCGCTGGACACCGCCGGCGTCGACGTCCGCAAGGTCCGGTACGCCGCCGTGTTGCTCTCGGGCGTCTTCGCCGGGCTCGGCGGCGCCGGCTTCGCGCTGGGCGACCTCGGGACGTTCGCCGGCGGCGGCGACACGGCGATCAACGGGCGCGGCTTCATCGCCATCGCGACCTACCTGCTCGCGAACTACCACCCCATCGGCGCCCTGCTCGGCTCGTTCCTCTTCGCGGGGCTCAACGCCGTCCAGAACGGCCTGCAGGCGGCCGGCTATGCAATCCCGACGGAACTCATCCGCGTGATTCCGCACATGACGGTCATCGTCGTCCTCGTGCTCGTCGGCCGAACCCGGCTGCCCGACGCGGCCGGCGAGCACTACGAGTCCGGCGAGGATTGA
- a CDS encoding ABC transporter permease has protein sequence MSDATDRLERLLERLIRASALERVFISVAALVAAVLVGGVLVFVSGGFASCRSGLDLAGWTFCYNPMQVYYELFLGALGHPLEGGWSPTNASLATTLQQTTLLIFAGLSVAVAFRAGLLNIGTQGQLVVGGLATAVTVVYAAAIVPGGFVGTVVLIPLGVLAGAVVGGLYGALPGVLKAYADANEVITTIMLNFVAAGVTSTMLSRWFQDPDSPNPRTEPVPEYAEIPTIPFVGFDARLDFSLLALGFAVALMLGVAWLFARTSFGYELRTSGIQPAAAAYGGVDEKRMTVASMTLSGALGGIAGAFWVLMVHGSWLENVPSIGFDGIAVSVLAGNNPLGVGAAAFLFGVVESGARTVGTATDVPRELVGILTGLIILFVAMPEFFRMIGRRFVDLETTRPARADGGETGGETDE, from the coding sequence ATGAGCGACGCGACGGACCGCCTCGAGCGCCTCCTCGAACGGCTGATTCGGGCGTCGGCGCTCGAGCGAGTGTTCATCAGCGTCGCGGCGCTGGTGGCCGCCGTCCTCGTCGGCGGCGTGCTCGTGTTCGTCTCGGGCGGGTTCGCCTCCTGCCGGTCCGGTCTCGACCTCGCCGGCTGGACGTTCTGTTACAACCCGATGCAGGTCTACTACGAACTGTTCCTCGGGGCGCTGGGGCATCCGCTCGAGGGCGGCTGGAGTCCGACGAACGCCAGCCTCGCGACGACGCTCCAGCAGACGACGCTGCTGATCTTCGCGGGGCTGTCGGTCGCGGTCGCGTTCCGCGCCGGCCTGCTCAACATCGGGACGCAGGGCCAGCTGGTCGTCGGCGGGCTCGCGACGGCCGTGACGGTCGTCTACGCGGCGGCGATCGTCCCCGGCGGCTTCGTCGGGACGGTCGTGCTCATTCCGCTGGGCGTCCTCGCGGGCGCGGTCGTCGGCGGCCTCTACGGGGCGCTCCCGGGCGTTCTGAAGGCCTACGCCGACGCCAACGAGGTAATAACGACGATCATGCTCAACTTCGTCGCCGCCGGGGTCACGTCGACGATGCTCTCCCGGTGGTTCCAGGATCCCGATAGCCCCAATCCGCGGACGGAGCCGGTCCCCGAGTACGCCGAGATCCCGACGATCCCGTTCGTCGGCTTCGACGCCCGGCTGGACTTCTCGCTGCTCGCGCTGGGCTTCGCCGTCGCGCTCATGCTCGGCGTCGCCTGGCTGTTCGCCCGGACGTCGTTCGGCTACGAACTGCGGACCAGCGGCATCCAGCCGGCGGCGGCCGCCTACGGCGGCGTCGACGAGAAGCGCATGACCGTCGCCAGCATGACCCTCTCCGGGGCGCTGGGCGGGATCGCCGGCGCGTTCTGGGTCCTGATGGTCCACGGCAGTTGGCTCGAGAACGTGCCGTCGATCGGCTTCGACGGGATCGCTGTCTCGGTGCTCGCCGGCAACAATCCGCTGGGCGTCGGCGCGGCGGCGTTCCTGTTCGGCGTCGTCGAGAGCGGCGCGCGGACCGTCGGGACGGCGACCGACGTCCCGCGGGAACTGGTCGGTATCCTCACCGGTCTGATCATCCTGTTCGTCGCGATGCCGGAGTTCTTCCGCATGATCGGCCGGCGGTTCGTCGACCTCGAGACGACGCGGCCGGCCCGTGCGGACGGCGGCGAAACCGGAGGTGAGACCGATGAGTAA
- a CDS encoding ABC transporter ATP-binding protein, whose translation MTESGTGATDGTEASEASRASAGVRTAAADQESTGSDLAVHLDGITKRFPGVVANDDVDLRVERGTVHALLGENGAGKTTLMNVLYGLYEPEEGRVVVDGEERSFDAPRDAIDAGVGMIHQHFMLVDTMTVAENIALGNEPTKWFGLAVDRDRIYREVRDLCDRYGFDVDPHATVEDVGVGVQQRVEILKALFRGAEVLILDEPTAVLTPQEVEGLYDVLEELTAQGKTIIFITHKLEEATHAADAITVLRDGKSVGTVDPERTTREDLAERMVGREVLLEAESEPVETGDVVLSTADVAVEDERGVEVVSGIDLDVRAGEIVGIAGVDGNGQAELVEAITGLRTPDEGTISYDGADITEWSRRERIEAGMAYIPEDRHERGLVMPFDLVENGVLGSQRSPEFASGGRIDWPGVRDHAEEIIETYDVRPPNADADASSFSGGNQQKFIVGREFERDPDLVVATHPTRGVDIGSTEFIHDRLLELRREGVAVLLVSSKLDEVQSLSDRLAVIYEGEFIDVTDPDDVTEEELGLLMAGQELETDGRGSGRGVDARATASDGPGPDPDCDVDGSDGGDRR comes from the coding sequence ATGACCGAGTCGGGAACGGGTGCGACTGACGGGACGGAAGCGTCCGAGGCATCGAGAGCGAGCGCCGGTGTCCGAACGGCTGCCGCCGACCAGGAGAGTACGGGGAGCGACCTCGCCGTCCACCTCGACGGCATCACCAAGCGGTTCCCCGGCGTCGTCGCGAACGACGACGTCGACCTCCGCGTCGAACGGGGGACCGTCCACGCCCTGCTCGGAGAGAACGGTGCCGGGAAGACGACGCTGATGAACGTCCTCTACGGGCTCTACGAGCCCGAAGAGGGGCGGGTCGTCGTCGACGGCGAGGAGCGGTCGTTCGACGCTCCCCGCGACGCCATCGACGCCGGCGTCGGGATGATCCATCAGCACTTCATGCTGGTCGACACGATGACGGTCGCCGAGAACATCGCGCTGGGGAACGAACCGACGAAGTGGTTCGGGTTGGCAGTCGATCGCGACCGCATCTACCGCGAGGTCCGCGACCTCTGCGATCGCTACGGCTTCGACGTCGATCCCCACGCGACCGTCGAGGACGTAGGCGTCGGCGTCCAGCAGCGCGTCGAGATCCTCAAGGCGCTGTTCCGCGGTGCGGAGGTCCTCATCCTCGACGAGCCGACCGCCGTCCTCACGCCCCAGGAGGTCGAGGGACTCTACGACGTCCTCGAGGAACTCACCGCTCAGGGGAAGACGATCATCTTTATCACGCACAAACTCGAGGAGGCGACCCACGCGGCCGACGCGATCACCGTCCTCCGGGACGGGAAGTCCGTCGGAACGGTCGATCCCGAGCGGACGACGCGGGAGGACCTGGCCGAGCGCATGGTCGGTCGGGAGGTACTGCTCGAAGCGGAGTCCGAGCCGGTCGAGACGGGCGACGTCGTCCTCTCGACCGCGGACGTCGCCGTCGAGGACGAACGGGGCGTCGAGGTCGTCTCCGGGATCGATCTCGACGTTCGCGCCGGCGAGATCGTCGGGATCGCCGGCGTCGACGGCAACGGGCAGGCCGAACTGGTCGAGGCGATCACCGGCCTCAGAACGCCCGACGAGGGAACGATCTCCTACGACGGCGCCGACATCACGGAGTGGTCCCGCCGCGAGCGGATCGAGGCCGGGATGGCGTACATTCCGGAGGACCGCCACGAGCGGGGGCTCGTCATGCCGTTCGATCTCGTCGAGAACGGGGTCCTCGGAAGCCAGCGGTCGCCGGAGTTCGCCAGCGGCGGCCGGATCGACTGGCCCGGCGTCCGCGACCACGCCGAGGAGATCATCGAGACCTACGACGTTCGGCCGCCGAACGCCGATGCCGACGCCAGCTCGTTCTCCGGCGGGAACCAGCAGAAGTTCATCGTCGGCCGCGAGTTCGAGCGCGATCCGGACCTCGTCGTCGCGACCCACCCCACCCGGGGGGTCGACATCGGCTCGACGGAGTTCATCCACGATCGGCTGCTCGAGTTGCGCCGAGAGGGCGTCGCCGTGCTGCTCGTCTCCTCGAAACTCGACGAGGTCCAGTCGCTGTCGGATCGGTTGGCCGTCATCTACGAGGGCGAGTTCATCGACGTCACCGATCCGGACGACGTCACGGAGGAGGAACTCGGGCTGCTCATGGCCGGGCAGGAACTCGAGACCGACGGTCGCGGGAGCGGGCGCGGTGTCGACGCTCGCGCGACCGCTTCCGACGGCCCGGGTCCCGACCCCGACTGCGACGTCGATGGAAGCGACGGAGGTGACCGCCGATGA
- a CDS encoding BMP family protein, with the protein MGQDRRRFLEGASAIGLAGIAGCVGGFGDDGDAEYQVGMVYATGGLGDDSFNDMAKQGLEDAREEFDIAFDEREPESEGEFDGAQRNFAESGDYDLVNCIGYAQGDALSGNAPEYPDQNFIIVDEVVDEDNVRSYVFGEPEGSFQVGHLAGLLTREEFSAGAGETNPDADVVGFVGGTESPLIESFQAGFEAGVEHANENAEVVSTYVGDFGDTAGGQQAARTMYQDHDADIVFHAAGRTGIGVFQAAQDEGRFAIGVDDDQSISNPDFADVILASMVKRVDTAVYSAIESVVNDEFAGGETETLGLEQEGVGAVYGDQIGGEIPQEIKDQVDESRQQIIDGEIEVPSEL; encoded by the coding sequence ATGGGTCAAGATCGACGGCGGTTCCTCGAAGGTGCAAGCGCGATCGGACTCGCCGGTATCGCCGGCTGCGTCGGCGGGTTCGGCGACGACGGTGACGCGGAGTATCAAGTCGGGATGGTGTACGCGACCGGCGGTCTCGGAGACGATTCGTTCAACGACATGGCGAAGCAGGGCCTCGAGGACGCCCGGGAAGAGTTCGACATCGCGTTCGACGAGCGAGAGCCCGAGTCCGAGGGCGAGTTCGACGGCGCGCAGCGCAACTTCGCCGAGTCGGGGGACTACGATCTGGTCAACTGTATCGGCTACGCACAGGGCGATGCCCTCTCCGGAAACGCGCCGGAGTACCCCGATCAGAACTTCATCATCGTCGACGAGGTCGTCGACGAGGACAACGTTCGAAGCTACGTCTTCGGCGAGCCGGAAGGGTCGTTCCAGGTCGGCCATCTGGCCGGACTGCTGACCCGGGAGGAGTTCTCGGCCGGCGCGGGCGAGACGAATCCGGACGCCGACGTCGTCGGCTTCGTCGGCGGCACCGAATCGCCGCTGATCGAGTCGTTCCAGGCCGGCTTCGAGGCCGGCGTCGAGCACGCCAACGAGAACGCCGAGGTCGTCTCGACGTACGTCGGCGACTTCGGCGACACCGCCGGCGGTCAGCAGGCCGCCCGCACGATGTACCAGGATCACGACGCGGACATCGTCTTCCACGCGGCCGGCCGAACCGGAATCGGCGTCTTCCAGGCGGCCCAGGACGAGGGGCGGTTCGCGATCGGCGTCGACGACGACCAGTCGATCTCCAACCCGGACTTCGCCGACGTCATCCTCGCGAGCATGGTCAAGCGCGTCGACACCGCCGTCTATTCCGCGATCGAGTCCGTCGTCAACGACGAGTTCGCGGGCGGCGAGACCGAAACGCTCGGCCTCGAGCAGGAGGGCGTCGGCGCCGTCTACGGCGACCAGATCGGCGGCGAGATCCCCCAGGAGATCAAAGACCAGGTCGACGAGTCCAGACAGCAGATCATCGACGGCGAAATCGAGGTCCCGAGCGAACTGTAA
- a CDS encoding phosphomannomutase, whose product MTLFGTAGIRGPVEEITPSLALSVAQAAGEPGTTFVVGRDGRETGPALAAAVEAGLESAGADVYRLGQVPTPTLAFASRGRRGVMLTASHNPPADNGIKLFADGVEYDSDAERAIDDRLADGSSPALADWDEWGRSAELEILDRYRDAVIEFVRDRFGDAGDATASPGPLADLSIAVDCGNGMASLATPQVLERLGADVVAVNATVDGHFVARESKPTPETLSEFSEFLAESGTSRAAERPRGTTARDGGFDLGLAHDGDADRLVVLGPEGDVIHEDTVLAVVAAHYAEASDADDPVVVTTPNASARIDEQVREAGGRVERVRLGALHEGIARERKHGGSGTEIVFAAEPWKHIHTAFGGWIDGVASAAVVAALVAEAGDTATVREPVTERPYRKVSVDCPDDAKADAMVALESALPRAFPEAAVDTDYGVRLEFDDASWVLVRPSGTEPYVRIYAESDAVDDLIADAREVVEDAIAETA is encoded by the coding sequence ATGACGCTATTCGGGACTGCCGGGATCCGCGGTCCAGTCGAGGAGATCACCCCGTCGCTGGCGCTTTCCGTCGCGCAGGCCGCCGGCGAGCCCGGGACCACGTTCGTCGTGGGTCGCGACGGCCGGGAAACCGGGCCCGCGCTCGCCGCCGCCGTCGAAGCCGGCCTCGAGAGCGCCGGCGCGGACGTCTATCGCCTCGGGCAGGTACCGACGCCGACGCTGGCCTTCGCCTCGCGCGGCCGACGGGGCGTGATGCTCACCGCGAGCCACAATCCGCCCGCGGACAACGGCATCAAACTCTTCGCCGACGGCGTCGAGTACGATAGCGACGCCGAACGCGCTATCGACGACCGACTCGCGGACGGTTCCTCGCCTGCGCTCGCCGACTGGGACGAGTGGGGTCGCTCGGCCGAACTCGAGATTCTGGATCGGTATCGCGACGCCGTCATCGAGTTCGTCCGCGACCGCTTCGGCGATGCGGGGGACGCGACCGCGTCTCCGGGACCGCTCGCCGACCTCTCGATCGCCGTCGACTGCGGCAACGGGATGGCGTCGCTGGCGACCCCGCAGGTCCTCGAGCGTCTCGGCGCCGACGTCGTCGCGGTCAACGCCACCGTCGACGGCCACTTCGTCGCCCGCGAGAGCAAACCCACCCCCGAGACGCTCTCGGAGTTCAGCGAGTTCCTCGCGGAGAGTGGGACGTCACGCGCCGCGGAACGGCCGCGCGGCACTACCGCGAGGGACGGGGGCTTCGACCTCGGACTGGCCCACGACGGCGACGCCGACCGGCTAGTCGTCCTCGGCCCCGAGGGCGACGTGATCCACGAAGATACGGTCCTCGCCGTCGTCGCGGCCCACTACGCCGAGGCGAGCGACGCCGACGACCCCGTCGTCGTCACCACGCCCAACGCCTCGGCCCGGATCGACGAGCAGGTTCGCGAGGCCGGCGGCCGCGTCGAACGCGTCCGCCTCGGCGCGCTCCACGAGGGGATCGCTCGAGAGCGCAAACACGGTGGTTCAGGGACCGAGATCGTCTTCGCCGCCGAGCCCTGGAAACACATCCACACCGCCTTCGGCGGCTGGATCGACGGCGTCGCCAGCGCCGCCGTCGTCGCCGCGCTGGTCGCCGAGGCCGGCGACACGGCGACCGTTCGCGAGCCCGTCACCGAGCGTCCCTACCGAAAGGTCAGCGTCGATTGCCCCGACGACGCCAAGGCCGACGCGATGGTCGCCCTCGAGTCCGCCCTCCCCCGGGCGTTCCCCGAGGCCGCGGTCGACACCGACTACGGCGTCCGCCTCGAGTTCGACGACGCCTCCTGGGTCCTCGTGCGCCCGAGCGGCACCGAACCCTACGTCCGAATTTACGCCGAGAGCGACGCCGTCGACGACCTGATCGCCGACGCGCGCGAGGTCGTCGAGGACGCGATCGCGGAGACCGCGTGA
- a CDS encoding MaoC/PaaZ C-terminal domain-containing protein — MSHQNAAKRNLAAMTDAWSAMTQTLLESATAANRAAISAMVPPTASNGSESETVPASIPSIDHSSLDWQFDRTVDDPAHISVGDTVTFEKVLSDEDVRAFAHVSGDTNRLHLDDEFAADTRFGERIVHGTLVSGLISAALARLPGLTIYLSQDLEFSGPVGIGDRVSARVEIVEDLGNNQYRLETVIRNEDDDATVINGEAVVLIDDLPEE; from the coding sequence ATGTCCCACCAGAACGCTGCGAAACGGAATCTCGCTGCCATGACCGATGCCTGGTCGGCGATGACTCAGACTCTCCTCGAGAGCGCGACCGCCGCGAATCGAGCGGCCATCTCGGCGATGGTGCCGCCGACCGCGTCGAACGGGTCGGAGAGCGAGACGGTTCCCGCGTCGATTCCGTCGATCGACCACTCGAGTCTCGACTGGCAGTTCGACCGAACCGTCGACGATCCGGCCCACATCAGCGTCGGCGACACCGTCACCTTCGAGAAGGTCCTCAGCGACGAGGACGTCCGCGCGTTCGCCCACGTCAGCGGCGACACGAACCGGCTTCACCTCGACGACGAGTTCGCCGCCGACACCCGCTTCGGCGAACGGATCGTCCACGGCACGCTCGTTTCCGGCCTCATCAGCGCCGCGCTGGCCCGCCTGCCCGGACTCACCATCTACCTCTCGCAGGACCTCGAGTTCAGCGGCCCCGTCGGGATCGGCGACCGCGTCTCCGCCCGCGTCGAGATCGTCGAGGACCTCGGGAACAATCAGTACCGCCTCGAGACGGTCATCCGCAACGAGGACGACGACGCGACCGTCATCAACGGCGAGGCCGTCGTCCTGATCGACGATCTCCCCGAGGAGTAG
- a CDS encoding AbrB/MazE/SpoVT family DNA-binding domain-containing protein: MTDDSDRSLWFPPAMFTEQMQEAGEQVAESQQEMLKKMMQASGSNPFDTGSSFGPMNMGTATFKARVQSGGRISIPGPEREALDIEEGDIVQTVVVPVKRNREDQS; the protein is encoded by the coding sequence ATGACGGACGACTCCGATCGATCGCTCTGGTTCCCGCCTGCGATGTTCACCGAACAGATGCAGGAGGCGGGCGAGCAGGTCGCCGAATCCCAGCAGGAGATGCTGAAGAAGATGATGCAGGCCAGCGGCTCGAACCCGTTCGATACGGGCTCGAGTTTCGGCCCCATGAACATGGGGACCGCGACGTTCAAGGCCCGCGTCCAGAGCGGCGGTCGGATCAGTATTCCCGGTCCAGAACGGGAAGCCCTCGACATCGAAGAGGGCGATATCGTTCAGACCGTCGTCGTCCCCGTCAAACGAAACCGAGAGGATCAATCATGA
- a CDS encoding poly(R)-hydroxyalkanoic acid synthase subunit PhaE → MADSQSQSQEWNDVVEQWNEQFVEALEENMEAQAQFVESWSEAVGEATEENEVSDGVEGYAKAYETWMNASQQMVERANDQLEGEDVDVEEFRDIWLNTANEAFKDVMSTTAFARMTGETVGDVLEMQQQAEETSQETLRTLGFATQEDVVEVGDRLVELERRQHDVEQKLDRVLDHLEEQ, encoded by the coding sequence ATGGCAGATTCACAGTCCCAGTCCCAGGAGTGGAACGACGTCGTCGAACAGTGGAACGAACAGTTCGTGGAGGCGTTAGAGGAGAACATGGAGGCCCAAGCCCAGTTCGTCGAGAGCTGGTCGGAGGCCGTCGGCGAGGCCACCGAGGAGAACGAGGTCTCCGACGGCGTCGAAGGCTACGCCAAGGCCTACGAGACGTGGATGAACGCCTCCCAACAGATGGTCGAGCGAGCGAACGACCAGCTCGAGGGCGAGGACGTCGACGTCGAGGAGTTCCGAGACATCTGGCTGAACACGGCCAACGAGGCGTTCAAGGACGTCATGTCGACGACCGCCTTCGCCCGGATGACCGGCGAGACCGTCGGTGACGTCCTCGAGATGCAACAGCAGGCCGAGGAGACCTCCCAAGAGACCCTGCGGACGCTCGGCTTCGCGACCCAGGAGGACGTCGTCGAAGTCGGCGACCGACTGGTCGAACTCGAGCGCCGCCAGCACGACGTCGAACAGAAACTCGACCGCGTTCTCGACCACCTCGAGGAGCAATGA
- the phaC gene encoding class III poly(R)-hydroxyalkanoic acid synthase subunit PhaC, which produces MNNPFATALNMQRQAWEATADLAEKSQVAPDRTETVENIEVGQTPSEVVYEENKLELLHYESQTEEQHDVPILIVYALINKPYILDLQPDRSVVRTLLESGFDVYLIDWGEPSKLDRSLSLDDYVNRYIDNCVDVVRERSGQDSINILGYCMGGTKSAMYASLYPEKVKNLGLMAAGLCFAGEGGVLELWGGEEFYDPETVTETFDNVPAEFLDVGFALMDPVANNVTKYVRFYDNMEDEDFVENFARMERWLDEGIDVAGEAYEEFIRDIYQDNKLYNNELYLGDERVDVSNIDMPVLQIVAEYDHLIPPGASKPFNEVIGSDDTEVLEFATGHIGMSVSSRSHEELWPQVSEWFEERSNGTDVESEPETPEPETEDAALAEDVAGDESGTADLSDGSGLEGDVEASAETDLDDETSDLHGEDRSDEEIVERGEDDIQEEPAEPGEMNVDEEVVGEVTDEDVDAESAIESETDELTDLDGIGQAYADTLAEAGIETFDQLTDADVAELATETGISPSRIEDWIEQAERR; this is translated from the coding sequence ATGAACAACCCGTTCGCGACCGCCCTGAACATGCAGCGTCAGGCCTGGGAGGCGACCGCGGATCTGGCGGAGAAGAGTCAGGTCGCCCCGGACCGCACCGAAACCGTCGAGAACATCGAAGTCGGCCAGACGCCCAGCGAGGTCGTCTACGAGGAGAACAAGCTCGAACTCCTCCACTACGAATCCCAGACGGAGGAGCAACACGACGTGCCGATCCTCATCGTCTACGCGCTGATCAACAAGCCGTACATCCTCGATCTGCAGCCGGACCGATCCGTGGTCCGGACGCTGCTCGAGTCCGGCTTCGACGTCTACCTGATCGACTGGGGCGAGCCCTCGAAGCTGGACCGCTCGCTGTCGCTGGACGACTACGTCAACCGCTACATCGACAACTGCGTCGACGTCGTCCGCGAGCGCTCCGGGCAGGACTCGATCAACATTCTGGGCTACTGCATGGGCGGCACGAAGTCGGCCATGTACGCCTCGCTGTACCCCGAGAAGGTCAAGAACCTCGGCCTGATGGCCGCCGGCCTCTGCTTCGCGGGCGAGGGCGGCGTCCTCGAACTCTGGGGCGGCGAGGAGTTCTACGACCCCGAGACGGTCACCGAGACCTTCGACAACGTCCCCGCCGAGTTCTTGGACGTCGGCTTCGCGCTGATGGATCCCGTCGCGAACAACGTGACGAAGTACGTCCGCTTCTACGACAACATGGAGGACGAGGACTTCGTCGAGAACTTCGCCCGGATGGAGCGCTGGCTCGACGAGGGGATCGACGTCGCGGGCGAGGCCTACGAGGAGTTCATCCGCGACATCTACCAGGACAACAAGCTCTACAACAACGAGCTCTATCTGGGCGACGAGCGCGTCGACGTCTCCAACATCGACATGCCCGTCCTCCAGATCGTCGCGGAGTACGACCACCTCATCCCGCCGGGAGCCTCCAAGCCGTTCAACGAGGTCATCGGCTCCGACGACACCGAGGTCCTCGAGTTCGCGACGGGCCACATCGGGATGTCGGTCTCCTCGCGCAGTCACGAGGAGCTCTGGCCGCAGGTCAGCGAGTGGTTCGAGGAGCGGTCGAACGGTACCGACGTCGAGTCCGAACCCGAGACCCCCGAACCCGAGACGGAAGACGCCGCGCTCGCCGAGGACGTCGCGGGCGACGAGTCAGGGACCGCGGATCTCTCGGACGGATCCGGTCTCGAGGGGGACGTCGAGGCCAGCGCCGAGACCGATCTCGACGACGAGACGAGCGACCTCCACGGCGAGGATCGGTCGGACGAGGAGATCGTCGAACGCGGCGAGGACGACATTCAGGAAGAGCCCGCCGAACCGGGCGAGATGAACGTCGACGAGGAGGTCGTCGGGGAAGTCACCGACGAGGACGTCGACGCCGAGTCGGCGATCGAGTCCGAGACCGACGAGCTGACCGACCTCGACGGCATCGGACAGGCCTACGCGGATACGCTGGCCGAGGCCGGCATCGAGACGTTCGACCAGTTGACCGACGCCGACGTCGCCGAACTGGCCACTGAAACGGGGATCTCGCCCAGTCGCATCGAAGACTGGATCGAGCAGGCCGAACGTCGATAA